The following are encoded together in the Malaya genurostris strain Urasoe2022 chromosome 3, Malgen_1.1, whole genome shotgun sequence genome:
- the LOC131436655 gene encoding major facilitator superfamily domain-containing protein 12-like: protein MKNESAIIDRKSSQNGTVSNQNYGAIDDINTIIPSGEPADSIRPGAGSSAADSHMEKRSTLRIVEKIGFGLGHVYNDLCAGVWFSYTLLFMQGVLGMPAPEAGALVMLGQVGDAVATPIVGFVTDKYGTKRQWHIVGTFIVFLTFPMIFSLCPWCDIAPHWWEIVYFVIVILLFQFGWPIVQITHLAMIPELSRSQKDRSDLTAVRYSVSIVSNVVVYIVTWAVLRTRTTADNQIGPGDAYRFRDISLILTLVGVSMSVLFNFSLTFTGYEHRRHASLQHNVIKASSIRESDPETQSLLHPERTVISCENAGSSATVPNNTTKDEVVMRKPKKNFFKSPLLYQNALLYVFSRLFMTTSLVYMPLWLDERAFQPDPIITNASVEHLATVPLVSFLASFIASVVLKYINKHVGNSFVYFVGSSISLSVCTWIAMSSGSATFSTIELLTIASLFGAGSSITMISSLCITADMIGKHADQGGFIYSAVTFTDKLITGVVVVIIESMKCKDRSDCPDYYRSVLAYACGTAAGLGCITLATLVCTDTRSSRRQQSR, encoded by the exons ATGAAAAACGAATCGGCTATAATTGATAGGAAATCTTCACAAAATGGAACTGTTTCGAACCAGAACTACGGTGCAATTGACGATATAAATACTATCATACCTTCAGGCGAACCGGCGGACTCTATTAGACCAGGCGCAGGTTCATCTGCAGCTGATTCTCACATGGAGAAACGATCAACGCTTAGAATTGTCGAGAAAATAGGCTTCGGTCTGGGACATGTTTATAATGACCTGTGCGCCGGTGTGTGGTTCAGCTACACGCTACTATTCATGCAAGGTGTTCTTGGAATGCCAGCTCCTGAGGCTGGTGCGCTGGTCATGCTTGGACAAGTGGGTGATGCTGTTGCAACTCCTATTGTAGGATTTGTAACCGACAAATACGGCACTAAAAGGCAATGGCATATTGTAG GCACGTTCATTGTGTTCCTGACTTTTCCAATGATATTTTCGCTGTGTCCTTGGTGTGACATTGCCCCCCATTGGTGGGAGATAGTGTATTTCGTTATTGTGATACTACTTTTCCAATTTGGTTGGCCAATTGTGCAGATCACTCATCTAGCAATGATACCTGAGTTATCAAGATCTCAAAAGGATCGATCCGATTTAACAGCTGTACGTTATTCAGTCTCTATTGTATCCAATGTAGTGGTTTACATAGTCACCTGGGCAGTGTTACGAACTCGTACAACTGCAGACAACCAGATCGGGCCCGGTGATGCCTATCGGTTCCGA GATATATCGTTGATATTAACCCTAGTGGGAGTTTCTATGTCCGTCCTGTTCAACTTTTCGCTTACTTTCACTGGATACGAACATCGAAGGCACGCTTCATTGCAGCATAATGTCATAAAAGCAAGCAGTATTCGAGAAAGCGATCCAGAAACACAAAGTTTATTACACCCTGAACGAACTGTAATAAGTTGTGAGAATGCCGGCTCCTCGGCTACTGTGCCAAATAATACAACCAAAGATGAGGTCGTTATGAGAAAAccgaagaaaaactttttcaaatctcCACTACTTTATCAAAATGCCTTACT TTATGTTTTTTCGCGTCTCTTTATGACGACCTCCCTGGTGTATATGCCACTTTGGCTTGACGAGCGCGCATTTCAACCAGATCCAATAATAACAAACGCTAGTGTAGAGCACCTCGCAACCGTCCCACTGGTATCCTTTCTGGCATCCTTCATTGCATCGGTGGTGCTCAAATATATCAATAAACATGTAGGAAATAGCTTCGTATATTTTGTCGGTTCAAGTATAAGCTTAAGCGTGTGCACCTGGATAGCAATGTCCTCAGGATCTGCCACTTTCAGTACCATCGAGCTTCTGACAATTGCATCGTTGTTTGGGGCTGGGAGCTCTATAACCATGATCAGCAGTTTGTGTATTACTGCTGATATGATTGGAAAGCATGCCGACCAAGGAGGCTTTATTTATTCGGCCGTTACGTTCACCGATAAACTCATTACTGGAGTTGTAGTGGTAATCATTGAATCAAT GAAATGTAAGGATCGAAGCGATTGTCCGGATTATTATCGAAGCGTTTTGGCATATGCATGCGGAACAGCTGCTGGACTCGGATGTATAACGCTGGCAACACTGGTGTGTACAGATACGCGCTCAAGTAGACGACAACAATCAAGATAA